The following coding sequences lie in one Phalacrocorax aristotelis chromosome 2, bGulAri2.1, whole genome shotgun sequence genomic window:
- the INSIG1 gene encoding insulin-induced gene 1 protein, with protein sequence MPRLESCAWSCSCAARGRHKPQLGDAAAGLAAKVGEMLSSSVSSPPLALAGRGERSPGASGASSTSGSSTLIWSQHLVRRSVVLFVVGAFMALVLNLLQVQRNVTLFPDEVISTLFSSAWWVPPCCGTAAAVVGLLYPCIDSHLGEPHKFKREWASVMRCIAVFVGINHASAKLDFANNVQLSLTLVALSLGLWWTFDRSRSGLGLGITIAFVATLITQFLVYNGVYQYTSPDFLYIRSWLPCIFFSGGVTVGNIGRQLAMGIPDKPHND encoded by the exons ATGCCCAGGTTGGAGAGCTGCGCCTGGAGCTGTTCGTGCGCTGCCAGGGGAAGGCACAAGCCCCAGCTGGGGGACGCGGCTGCCGGGCTGGCCGCCAAGGTGGGCGAGATGCTGAGCTCCTCCGTCTCCAGCCCCCCGCTGGCGCTGGCGGGGCGCGGGGAGCGCAGCCCCGGCGCCTCGGGCGCCAGCAGCACCTCCGGCAGCAGCACGTTGATCTGGAGCCAGCACCTGGTGCGGAGGAGCGTCGTCCTCTTCGTCGTGGGCGCGTTCATGGCCCTGGTGCTGAACTTGCTGCAGGTCCAGAGAAACGTGACCCTGTTCCCCGACGAGGTGATTTCCACTCTCTTCTCCTCCGCCTGGTGGGTGCCCCCGTGCTGCGGGACGGCAGCAG CTGTCGTTGGCCTGCTGTATCCCTGCATTGACAGCCACCTTGGGGAACCACACAAATTCAAGAGAGAGTGGGCCAGCGTAATGCGATGTATAGCAGTTTTCGTTGGCATTAATCATGCAAGTGCT AAACTAGATTTTGCAAACAACGTCCAGCTGTCCCTGACTCTAGTGGCCTTATCACTGGGGCTTTGGTGGACATTTGATCGTTCAAGAAGTGGTCTCGGACTTGGAATTACAATAGCCTTTGTAGCAACTCTGATAACCCAGTTTCTTGTATATAATGGTGTTTATCA GTATACATCCCCAGATTTTCTTTACATCCGTTCTTGGCTTCCATGTATATTTTTCTCAGGAGGTGTGACTGTAGGAAACATAGGACGCCAACTGGCTATG GGTATTCCAGACAAACCACACAATGACTAA